The following are encoded in a window of Paenibacillaceae bacterium GAS479 genomic DNA:
- a CDS encoding transcriptional regulator, BadM/Rrf2 family has translation MKISTKGRYGLTIMMELAAKFGEGPISLKSIAEKNQLSEHYLEQLIAPLRNAGLVKSVRGAYGGYILSKEPDTITAGDVIRILEGPISPVDFTEEDDPAKRNLWLRIRDSIAEVLDSTTLLDLIQYTDKSESDSYMFYI, from the coding sequence ATGAAAATTTCAACAAAAGGCCGTTACGGTCTGACTATTATGATGGAGCTAGCCGCAAAATTCGGCGAGGGACCGATTTCGCTGAAGAGCATCGCCGAGAAAAACCAGCTCTCCGAGCATTATTTGGAGCAGCTCATCGCTCCACTGCGCAACGCTGGACTGGTGAAAAGTGTCCGCGGAGCATACGGAGGCTACATCTTGTCCAAAGAACCCGACACGATAACTGCAGGAGATGTTATCCGTATTTTGGAAGGACCGATTTCTCCAGTAGACTTCACTGAGGAAGATGATCCGGCCAAGCGCAACCTGTGGCTGCGCATCCGTGATAGCATTGCGGAAGTGCTGGATTCCACCACGCTGCTGGATCTTATTCAGTATACGGACAAAAGCGAGAGCGACAGCTACATGTTCTACATTTAA
- a CDS encoding cysteine desulfurase, protein MERIYYDHAATTPLHPEAAKAMLAVLEGPPGNASSLHSFGRDARRLVSESRDSIAATIGCRPDELVFTSGGTEGDNMALRGVMEAQSVSGKRHLITSAAEHHAVLKECERLERNGYEVTYLPVDSDGIVSVDSLQQALRDDTGLVSIMYANNETGTIQPIAELAGIARERGIPFHTDAAQAYGKLAIRLQELPVSLLTLSSHKINGPQGIGALYIRQGTPLQPLLVGGSQERKRRGGTENLAALAGFACAARIASRELESRTLRMEELRALWIRRMDEASGGTAIVAGHSEQCLPGIINLMFPGIDRESMLMNLDLAGIAASGGSACTAGALEPSHVLRAMGVPEELANTAVRFSFGLGNTTEEMELAAQRIETFLHRNRKSS, encoded by the coding sequence ATGGAACGGATTTATTACGATCACGCCGCGACGACGCCGCTGCATCCCGAAGCTGCAAAAGCCATGCTTGCCGTGTTGGAGGGTCCTCCGGGCAACGCATCCAGCCTGCATAGTTTTGGTCGTGATGCCCGCCGCCTCGTGAGCGAGTCCCGCGATAGCATTGCCGCTACAATCGGCTGTAGGCCGGATGAGCTGGTGTTCACCTCTGGCGGCACGGAGGGGGACAATATGGCGCTTAGAGGCGTCATGGAGGCACAGTCCGTCTCCGGCAAGCGCCACTTGATTACAAGCGCGGCGGAGCATCATGCTGTGCTCAAGGAATGTGAGCGGCTGGAGCGGAACGGATACGAGGTCACATACTTGCCAGTTGACAGTGATGGAATCGTGTCCGTGGACAGCCTACAGCAAGCGCTGCGGGATGATACTGGCCTTGTCAGTATTATGTACGCCAACAATGAGACCGGCACTATCCAGCCAATTGCAGAGCTGGCCGGGATTGCCCGCGAGCGTGGAATTCCCTTCCACACGGATGCTGCTCAGGCGTACGGTAAGCTGGCGATCCGGCTTCAGGAGCTGCCTGTGTCACTTTTGACGCTTTCCTCGCATAAGATCAACGGGCCGCAAGGCATCGGAGCATTGTATATTCGTCAAGGAACGCCGCTTCAGCCTTTGCTGGTCGGCGGCTCGCAGGAGCGCAAACGCCGCGGCGGCACGGAAAATTTGGCTGCTCTGGCTGGATTCGCTTGTGCGGCAAGAATCGCTTCACGCGAGCTGGAGTCGCGCACCTTGCGTATGGAGGAGCTGCGAGCGCTCTGGATTCGCCGGATGGACGAGGCGAGTGGCGGCACAGCGATTGTAGCGGGACATTCCGAGCAGTGTTTGCCGGGAATCATCAATTTGATGTTTCCGGGCATCGACCGCGAGTCAATGCTGATGAATCTCGACCTCGCAGGTATTGCCGCTTCCGGCGGCTCTGCCTGCACGGCAGGCGCGTTAGAGCCTTCTCATGTGCTGCGAGCGATGGGGGTACCGGAGGAGCTTGCGAACACGGCGGTTAGATTCAGCTTTGGATTGGGCAATACTACAGAAGAAATGGAGCTTGCGGCGCAAAGAATTGAAACTTTTTTGCATCGT